One Mycolicibacterium crocinum DNA window includes the following coding sequences:
- a CDS encoding ribonuclease Z: MIDITLLGTGSPMIDPNRAGPSTLVKAGDSVFLVDCGRGVLMRAAAAGVGAANITALLLTHLHSDHITDLSDVITTRWVTTFVPTPLPIIGPPGTRAVVDATLAALAPDISYRIHHHADITEPPSVQVYEYTDGQVWDDAGVRITAAPTDHRPVEPTLGFRVEHDGASVVLAGDTVPCAGLDELAKGANALVHTVIRADLVQQMPLQRIRDILDYHSSVEQAAATAARAGVGTLVLTHYVPPLVPGQEDQWRAQAATEFSGPVEIGDDLLRVSVGN; the protein is encoded by the coding sequence ATGATCGACATCACGCTGCTCGGCACCGGAAGCCCGATGATCGACCCGAATCGGGCCGGACCGTCGACTCTCGTCAAGGCCGGGGACTCGGTGTTCCTGGTGGATTGCGGCCGTGGCGTGCTCATGCGGGCAGCCGCGGCGGGCGTCGGCGCGGCCAACATCACCGCGCTGCTGCTCACCCATCTGCACAGCGATCACATCACCGACCTGTCCGATGTCATCACCACGCGCTGGGTCACCACGTTTGTGCCGACGCCGCTACCGATCATCGGGCCGCCCGGCACAAGGGCGGTCGTCGACGCGACGCTGGCGGCGCTGGCACCTGACATCTCCTACCGCATCCACCACCACGCCGACATCACCGAGCCACCCTCGGTTCAGGTGTACGAGTACACCGACGGCCAGGTCTGGGATGACGCGGGCGTCCGGATCACCGCGGCGCCCACCGACCATCGTCCGGTCGAGCCGACGCTCGGTTTCCGCGTCGAGCACGACGGCGCCTCGGTGGTGCTGGCCGGTGACACCGTGCCCTGCGCCGGCCTGGACGAACTCGCCAAGGGCGCAAACGCTCTGGTGCACACCGTGATCCGCGCGGACCTCGTGCAGCAGATGCCGCTCCAGCGAATCCGGGACATCCTGGACTACCATTCGTCGGTCGAGCAGGCCGCAGCCACCGCGGCCCGGGCCGGAGTCGGCACGCTGGTGCTCACGCATTACGTGCCGCCGCTGGTGCCGGGCCAGGAGGATCAGTGGCGCGCCCAGGCGGCGACCGAGTTCAGCGGCCCGGTGGAGATCGGCGACGATCTGCTTCGGGTGTCCGTCGGGAACTAA
- a CDS encoding transglutaminase family protein — protein sequence MWRMRVVHATGYAYKSPVTASYNEARLTPRSDSRQNVILNRVETIPATRSYRYVDYWGTAVTAFDLHAPHTELEVTASSVVETDKPEAPSEQVSWEELESEAVRDRFDEVLSPTHYTPASRRIQRVGKRIAKEHDPQEAVIAAAQWAHSELTYVPGTTGVHSSGLDALREGKGVCQDYAHLTLILLRGMGIPARYVSGYLHPKRNAVIGDTIDGQSHAWIQAWTGGWSNYDPTNDSPINEQYISVGVGRDYADVTPLKGIYSGEGSTDLDVVVEVTRLA from the coding sequence ATGTGGCGGATGCGGGTCGTGCACGCGACGGGGTACGCCTACAAGTCCCCGGTCACCGCCTCCTACAACGAGGCCCGGCTGACGCCGCGCTCGGACTCACGGCAGAACGTCATCCTCAACCGCGTGGAGACCATCCCGGCCACCCGCTCCTACCGCTACGTCGACTATTGGGGCACGGCGGTAACGGCTTTCGACCTGCACGCGCCACACACCGAGTTGGAGGTGACGGCGTCCTCGGTGGTCGAGACCGACAAGCCGGAAGCGCCCAGTGAGCAGGTGTCCTGGGAGGAGTTGGAGTCGGAGGCGGTGCGGGACCGCTTCGACGAGGTGCTCAGCCCCACCCACTACACGCCGGCAAGCCGGCGAATCCAGCGCGTCGGCAAGCGCATCGCCAAGGAGCACGATCCGCAGGAGGCTGTGATCGCCGCCGCGCAGTGGGCACACAGCGAACTGACCTACGTGCCCGGCACCACCGGCGTGCACTCGTCGGGCCTCGACGCGCTGCGCGAAGGCAAAGGGGTCTGCCAGGATTACGCGCACCTGACGCTGATCCTCTTGCGCGGCATGGGCATTCCGGCTCGATATGTGTCGGGATATCTGCACCCCAAGCGCAACGCGGTGATCGGTGACACCATCGACGGCCAAAGCCACGCCTGGATCCAGGCGTGGACGGGCGGTTGGTCGAATTACGATCCGACCAACGACTCGCCGATCAACGAGCAGTACATCAGCGTCGGCGTCGGCCGGGACTACGCCGATGTGACCCCGCTGAAGGGCATCTATTCCGGGGAGGGCTCCACCGATCTCGACGTGGTGGTGGAGGTCACCAGACTGGCCTGA
- a CDS encoding circularly permuted type 2 ATP-grasp protein — MPKVRQSSPVSLRTLPSEASRSSRNGSRQPRQHDHIFGGYNKLGSYAKAFDEMFDNQGNVRGPYKGIFAELSPSDAEELEARAEALGRAFIDQGITFSLSGQERPFPLDLVPRVISAAEWSRLERGITQRVKALEMYLDDIYGDQEILRDGVIPRRLVTSCEHFHRQAAGINPPNGVRIHVAGIDLIRDAQGTFRVLEDNLRSPSGVSYVMENRRTMARVFPNLFATHRVRAVGDYSSHLLRALRNAAATNEADPTVVVLTPGPFNSAYFEHSLLARQMGVELVEGRDLFCRDNVVYMRTTEGERQVDVIYRRIDDDFLDPMQFRPDSVLGVAGLLNAARAGNVVISSAVGNGVGDDKLVYTYVPTIIEYYLGEKPLLANVDTMRCWLDDEREEVLDRIDELVIKPVEGSGGYGIVFGPDASEKELAAIRKKVIADPRGWIAQPVVQLSTVPTKVGDALAPRHVDLRPFAVNDGEDVWVLPGGLTRVALTEGSLVVNSSQGGGSKDTWVLASRTSGAARELGAAEVVRKIPKPAKAVPAEKGADPTSSQQQGQQQQSQQQQQQVMH, encoded by the coding sequence ATGCCGAAGGTCAGGCAGAGTAGTCCCGTGAGCCTTCGCACCCTGCCTTCGGAAGCCAGCCGGTCGTCGCGCAACGGGTCGCGACAACCGCGGCAGCACGACCATATCTTCGGTGGTTACAACAAGCTGGGCTCCTATGCCAAGGCCTTCGACGAGATGTTCGACAACCAGGGCAACGTCCGCGGGCCGTACAAGGGAATCTTCGCTGAACTCTCGCCATCGGACGCCGAGGAACTCGAGGCCAGGGCCGAGGCGTTGGGCCGGGCGTTCATCGACCAGGGCATCACGTTCTCGCTGTCCGGCCAGGAGCGGCCCTTCCCGCTCGACCTGGTTCCCCGGGTCATCTCGGCGGCCGAGTGGTCCCGGCTCGAACGCGGCATCACCCAGCGGGTCAAGGCGCTGGAGATGTACCTCGACGACATCTACGGCGACCAGGAGATCCTGCGCGACGGCGTCATCCCACGCCGGCTGGTCACGTCCTGCGAGCATTTCCACCGGCAGGCCGCCGGCATCAACCCGCCGAACGGGGTGCGCATCCACGTCGCCGGCATCGACCTGATCCGGGACGCCCAGGGCACCTTCCGCGTGCTGGAGGACAACCTGCGGTCCCCGTCGGGTGTCTCCTACGTCATGGAGAACCGCCGGACCATGGCTCGGGTCTTCCCGAACCTGTTCGCCACCCACCGGGTACGGGCCGTCGGCGACTACTCCTCGCACCTGCTGCGGGCGCTGCGCAACGCCGCGGCCACCAACGAGGCCGACCCCACGGTCGTCGTGCTCACCCCGGGCCCGTTCAACTCCGCCTATTTCGAGCACTCCCTGCTGGCCCGCCAGATGGGTGTCGAACTCGTCGAGGGCCGCGACCTGTTCTGCCGCGACAACGTGGTCTACATGCGCACCACCGAGGGGGAGCGTCAGGTCGACGTCATCTACCGCCGGATCGACGACGACTTCCTCGACCCCATGCAGTTCCGCCCCGACTCGGTGTTGGGGGTGGCGGGACTGCTGAACGCGGCCCGCGCCGGCAACGTGGTGATCTCCAGCGCAGTCGGCAACGGCGTCGGCGACGACAAGCTGGTCTACACCTACGTGCCGACGATCATCGAGTACTACCTCGGCGAAAAGCCGCTACTGGCCAACGTCGACACCATGCGCTGCTGGCTCGACGACGAGCGCGAGGAAGTGCTCGACCGGATCGACGAGCTGGTGATCAAACCGGTGGAGGGCTCGGGCGGCTACGGCATCGTGTTCGGCCCGGACGCCTCCGAGAAGGAGCTGGCAGCCATTCGCAAGAAAGTCATCGCCGATCCCCGCGGCTGGATCGCGCAGCCGGTGGTGCAGCTGTCGACCGTGCCGACGAAAGTCGGTGACGCCCTTGCCCCGCGGCACGTCGACCTGCGACCGTTCGCCGTCAACGACGGTGAAGACGTCTGGGTGCTGCCCGGCGGGTTGACCCGCGTCGCGCTCACCGAGGGCTCGCTGGTGGTCAACTCCAGTCAGGGCGGCGGATCCAAGGACACCTGGGTGCTGGCCTCCCGCACGTCGGGGGCTGCCCGCGAGCTCGGCGCGGCCGAGGTGGTGCGCAAGATTCCCAAACCGGCCAAGGCGGTGCCCGCCGAGAAGGGCGCTGATCCCACCTCCAGTCAGCAGCAAGGCCAACAACAGCAGAGCCAACAACAACAGCAGCAGGTGATGCACTGA
- a CDS encoding PepSY-associated TM helix domain-containing protein, with amino-acid sequence MTTTESSTRRADAAVLRRIWRLHFWVGLFAAPVLVVLACSGLVILYSQPLDALLNRHLLVVESGPQTVPLDTQVATAKQHVGAGDTLEAVTPPDGVHASTRVDFSPAGAKGYPQAEADVIQVFVDPYTGAYLGQRDQLSGLVGWANQLHRMFGNDGPHMQLPSLGHVINPSAYPQPTIPVGIGNLWMELTATWILVLLASGIYLWWPRAIEAAKPLLTVRWRQGGRPRWRDVHALTGVVVAVILICYVLSGMTWTRYWGENWRAVTATVTPSAEIDAPSTPAKLGDLDRLGRRIAWAATDDPIYASEPSPGAARLSYADIDRIAKDEHMVPGYAIFPPSDSTQDGATTYGSYTVVNRWPQRVSEQRTLYLNQFTGATITNATAAQDGALSKLTSFGIAMHTGNQMGWLTRISATLACLGVLLSVATGLLMWWTRRPSGRSGLPGPASETTRANTSKKAMIAVTVVAVILGILFPAFGISLLVVLVAEAIISARRPSPGQASLVTSTTTSRSVEPSPE; translated from the coding sequence ATGACGACGACGGAGAGTTCGACGCGCCGCGCTGACGCGGCTGTTCTGCGCCGGATCTGGCGGCTGCACTTCTGGGTTGGGCTGTTCGCCGCGCCCGTGCTGGTGGTGCTCGCCTGCAGCGGCCTGGTGATCCTCTACAGCCAACCGCTGGATGCGCTGCTCAACCGGCATCTGCTCGTCGTCGAATCGGGACCGCAGACGGTGCCGCTCGACACGCAGGTGGCAACCGCCAAACAACACGTCGGTGCGGGCGACACCCTGGAGGCTGTCACCCCGCCGGACGGTGTGCACGCCTCGACGCGGGTGGACTTCTCCCCCGCCGGCGCCAAGGGTTACCCGCAGGCCGAAGCCGACGTCATCCAGGTGTTCGTCGATCCCTATACGGGCGCCTATCTGGGGCAGCGAGACCAACTGTCGGGCTTGGTCGGCTGGGCGAATCAGCTGCACCGGATGTTCGGCAACGATGGACCGCATATGCAGTTGCCGTCGCTGGGCCACGTGATCAATCCGTCCGCGTATCCGCAACCGACGATCCCGGTAGGAATCGGCAACCTGTGGATGGAGCTGACCGCGACCTGGATCCTGGTGCTGCTCGCCAGCGGAATCTATCTGTGGTGGCCGCGCGCCATCGAAGCCGCCAAGCCGCTGCTGACCGTGCGGTGGCGTCAGGGAGGCCGGCCCCGGTGGCGCGACGTGCACGCCCTGACCGGCGTCGTGGTCGCGGTGATCCTGATCTGCTACGTCCTCTCGGGCATGACCTGGACGCGGTACTGGGGCGAGAACTGGCGAGCAGTGACCGCTACCGTCACGCCCTCGGCCGAAATCGATGCTCCCTCAACGCCGGCCAAACTCGGCGACCTCGACCGGTTGGGCCGCCGCATCGCCTGGGCCGCCACCGACGACCCGATCTACGCCTCCGAGCCGAGCCCAGGTGCCGCCCGGTTGTCCTACGCCGACATCGACCGCATCGCCAAGGACGAGCACATGGTTCCCGGCTACGCGATCTTCCCGCCCTCGGATTCGACCCAGGACGGTGCGACGACGTACGGCAGCTACACGGTGGTCAACCGCTGGCCGCAACGGGTATCCGAGCAGCGCACGCTGTATCTGAACCAGTTCACCGGCGCCACGATCACCAACGCCACCGCCGCCCAGGACGGGGCGTTGTCGAAGTTGACGAGCTTCGGGATCGCAATGCATACGGGCAATCAAATGGGCTGGCTCACGCGGATTTCCGCCACGCTCGCCTGCCTCGGGGTTCTACTCAGCGTGGCGACCGGATTACTCATGTGGTGGACACGACGTCCGAGCGGGCGCAGCGGACTGCCCGGGCCGGCCAGCGAGACCACTCGGGCGAACACCTCGAAGAAGGCGATGATCGCGGTGACCGTCGTCGCGGTCATCCTCGGAATCCTGTTCCCCGCCTTCGGCATATCGCTTCTGGTGGTGCTGGTGGCCGAAGCGATCATCTCCGCCCGGCGACCGTCGCCCGGTCAGGCCAGTCTGGTGACCTCCACCACCACGTCGAGATCGGTGGAGCCCTCCCCGGAATAG
- a CDS encoding alpha-E domain-containing protein — protein sequence MLARNAEALYWIGRYVERADDTARILDVTVHQLLEDSSVDPDQTSRVLLQVLGIEPPKHQLDLWSLTDLVAFDRGLTGGCSIVDAISAARENARSAREVTSSDMWECLNTTYNALAERERAARRLGPHEFFSFIEGRAAMFAGLTDSTLSRDDGYRFLVLGRAIERVDMTVRLLLSRVGDSASSPAWVTVLRSAGAHDTYLRTYRGVLDASRVVEFMLLDRLFPRSIYYSLKLAEHSLDELMHRPHNRLGSTAEAQRLLGRARSELEFIRPGVLLESLEERLAGLQETCRDVGEAVALQYFHSAPWVAWSDAGQPGSLVIEEGEI from the coding sequence ATGTTGGCCCGCAACGCCGAGGCGCTGTATTGGATCGGACGCTACGTCGAGCGCGCCGACGACACCGCCCGCATTCTCGACGTCACGGTCCACCAGCTGCTCGAGGACTCCAGCGTCGACCCCGACCAGACGTCGCGGGTTCTCTTGCAAGTCTTGGGTATTGAGCCGCCCAAACACCAGCTCGACCTGTGGTCGCTGACCGACCTGGTGGCCTTCGACCGGGGACTGACCGGCGGTTGCTCGATCGTCGACGCGATCTCGGCCGCACGCGAAAATGCCCGCTCCGCACGGGAAGTCACGTCCAGCGATATGTGGGAGTGCCTCAACACCACCTACAACGCGCTGGCCGAACGTGAGCGTGCGGCACGTCGGCTGGGCCCGCACGAATTCTTCAGCTTCATCGAGGGCCGGGCGGCGATGTTCGCCGGGCTGACCGACTCGACGCTCTCCCGCGACGACGGATACCGGTTCCTGGTGTTGGGCCGCGCGATCGAGCGCGTCGACATGACGGTGCGGCTGTTGCTGTCCCGCGTCGGCGACAGCGCCTCGTCGCCTGCCTGGGTCACGGTGTTGCGCTCGGCCGGTGCCCACGACACCTACCTGCGCACCTATCGCGGTGTGCTCGACGCCAGCCGCGTGGTCGAATTCATGTTGCTGGACCGGCTGTTCCCGCGGTCGATCTACTACTCGCTGAAGCTGGCCGAGCACAGTCTCGACGAACTGATGCACCGGCCGCACAACCGGCTCGGGTCCACCGCCGAGGCCCAGCGCCTGCTCGGGCGCGCCCGAAGCGAACTGGAATTCATCCGTCCCGGGGTGCTGCTCGAGTCGCTGGAGGAACGGTTGGCCGGACTGCAGGAGACCTGTCGCGACGTCGGAGAAGCGGTGGCGCTGCAGTACTTCCACTCCGCACCGTGGGTCGCGTGGTCGGACGCAGGACAGCCGGGCTCGCTGGTGATCGAGGAAGGGGAGATCTGA
- a CDS encoding creatininase family protein, which yields MSNRWDDLNSVQIAGRLAADPDTVALIPVGATEQHGPHLPVGTDTIVATAVAEAAAADLGLVLPAIAFGASFFHGTTLPGTVAFTGEDTAATAVRVAEACVDSGVRRIVFVNGHVGNNAPLWLACDRFRRQHPDRRIGVMQWWDLTPDIARRATADAVDWHANAAETSLMLAIRPELVDIDAMRGADDPDRTAGTVFRYPVHQVSTNGVTGHPSRASKTYGLELWADVVAAARDLVERAHRETPPLR from the coding sequence ATGAGCAACCGCTGGGACGATCTCAACTCGGTGCAGATCGCGGGGCGGCTGGCCGCTGATCCGGACACCGTCGCTCTGATTCCGGTGGGTGCCACCGAACAGCATGGGCCGCACCTGCCGGTGGGCACCGACACGATCGTGGCCACTGCCGTAGCCGAGGCCGCAGCCGCCGACCTCGGACTCGTACTGCCTGCGATCGCGTTCGGCGCCAGTTTCTTTCACGGGACCACACTGCCGGGCACGGTCGCGTTCACCGGGGAAGACACCGCGGCGACGGCAGTACGCGTCGCCGAAGCCTGCGTCGACTCCGGCGTGCGTCGCATCGTGTTCGTCAACGGTCACGTCGGTAACAACGCGCCCTTGTGGTTGGCCTGCGACCGCTTCCGCAGACAGCATCCCGACCGGCGCATCGGCGTCATGCAGTGGTGGGATCTGACGCCGGATATCGCCCGACGAGCCACCGCGGATGCCGTCGACTGGCACGCGAATGCCGCGGAAACATCACTGATGCTGGCGATTCGGCCGGAGCTGGTGGACATTGACGCCATGCGCGGGGCCGACGACCCGGACCGCACCGCGGGCACGGTGTTCCGCTACCCGGTACACCAGGTGTCCACCAACGGAGTCACCGGCCACCCGTCGCGTGCCTCAAAGACGTACGGTCTCGAACTGTGGGCCGATGTGGTCGCCGCCGCGCGCGACCTGGTTGAACGTGCGCACCGCGAGACCCCACCGTTGCGATGA
- a CDS encoding aldo/keto reductase produces the protein MGTLPKTELGDGLTVSAIGFGGMALTPVYGAVDDTESLATLNHCLDVGMTFIDTANVYGGGANEKLIGQVLAERRDEVTLATKFGIDGDPTTGKLKARGDAEYVRRCVDESLGRLGTDVIDLYYMHRRDVSLPIEETVGAMAELVTAGKVRHLGLSEVTADELRAAVTVHPIAAVQSEWSIWSRDVERNVVPAAAELGVGFVPYSPLGRGFLTGTISSADDLKSAGDFRSRIPRFAEEALDANLAVVQVVKTIAEEVGATPAQVALAWLRQRAEALGVASVPIPGTRRAARVDENAASLSVNLNPDQMVALDAAGASVSGHRSIDPNWVSSARE, from the coding sequence ATGGGCACGCTGCCGAAGACGGAGTTGGGTGACGGATTGACGGTCAGCGCGATCGGATTCGGCGGGATGGCGCTGACCCCGGTCTACGGCGCGGTCGACGACACCGAATCGTTGGCGACGCTGAACCACTGCCTGGATGTCGGCATGACCTTCATCGACACCGCCAACGTCTACGGCGGCGGCGCAAACGAGAAGCTGATCGGTCAGGTGCTCGCCGAGCGCCGCGATGAGGTGACACTGGCGACGAAGTTCGGGATCGACGGCGATCCGACGACCGGCAAGCTCAAGGCCCGCGGCGATGCCGAGTATGTGCGGCGCTGCGTCGACGAGAGCCTGGGCCGGCTGGGCACCGATGTGATCGACCTGTACTACATGCACCGCCGCGACGTGTCGCTGCCGATCGAGGAGACGGTCGGCGCGATGGCCGAGTTGGTCACCGCGGGCAAGGTCCGTCATCTGGGGCTCTCGGAGGTGACCGCCGACGAGCTGCGTGCCGCGGTGACCGTGCACCCGATCGCCGCGGTGCAGAGCGAATGGTCGATCTGGAGCCGCGACGTCGAACGCAACGTGGTGCCGGCGGCCGCCGAACTCGGCGTCGGCTTCGTGCCGTACTCGCCGCTGGGACGCGGGTTCCTCACCGGGACAATCAGTTCGGCCGACGACTTGAAGTCGGCCGGGGACTTCCGCAGCCGGATCCCGCGCTTCGCCGAGGAGGCCTTGGACGCCAATCTGGCCGTCGTGCAAGTGGTCAAGACCATCGCTGAGGAGGTGGGTGCGACGCCGGCGCAGGTGGCGCTGGCGTGGTTGCGGCAGCGCGCCGAAGCCCTCGGCGTGGCGTCGGTGCCGATCCCCGGCACCCGCCGCGCGGCGCGGGTCGACGAGAACGCCGCGTCGTTGTCGGTCAACCTCAACCCCGATCAGATGGTCGCGCTCGACGCCGCAGGCGCGAGCGTGTCCGGCCACCGGTCGATCGACCCGAACTGGGTGTCCTCGGCACGCGAGTGA
- the glnT gene encoding type III glutamate--ammonia ligase: MTTTLNRASAPADVREVAEKLTAAGVRYAAISFVDMHGKPKAKMVPLAHLAQAANGSEMFTGAALDGVPQDVNDDEVAPHPDLDGVIVMPFNREIAWFPGDLWIGDSPFESCSRQILKRVTVDAATLGYTFNLGVETEFFLLSDQSGAPQPASADDNLDKPCYDLRGMLHNFGVVDDIVSAMNELGWDVYSFDHEDGNGQFETDFTYTNAVSMADRFVFFRMMVGEIARKHGLFASWMPKPFADRTGSGAHYNMSLADPDGVNLFASTDDPRGCGLSTLGYQFIAGVLRHAPAICAVIAPTVNSYKRLVKQGSMSGLTWAPIFACYGDNNRTNMLRIPRGGGRVECRAADSANNPYLGAALMLAAGLEGIREGLDPGEPNRDNLYRLSELDLIERGITWLPRSLGEAIDALEADPLVRNVFGPVMSEAFIAEKKLEWYSYNAHVSSWESERYLRFF, encoded by the coding sequence ATGACCACCACGCTCAACAGAGCGTCGGCGCCCGCCGATGTTCGCGAGGTTGCCGAGAAGCTGACCGCGGCGGGAGTCCGCTACGCCGCCATCAGTTTCGTCGACATGCACGGTAAGCCGAAGGCCAAGATGGTGCCGTTGGCGCACTTGGCGCAGGCGGCGAACGGGTCCGAGATGTTCACCGGAGCCGCCCTCGACGGGGTACCCCAAGACGTCAATGACGACGAGGTGGCACCGCACCCCGACCTCGACGGGGTGATCGTCATGCCCTTCAACCGCGAGATCGCCTGGTTTCCCGGCGATCTCTGGATCGGCGACTCCCCGTTCGAGTCGTGCAGCCGGCAGATCCTCAAGCGGGTGACCGTCGATGCGGCAACGCTGGGCTACACCTTCAACCTCGGGGTCGAGACGGAGTTCTTCCTGCTGTCGGATCAGTCCGGAGCCCCGCAGCCGGCAAGCGCGGACGACAACCTCGACAAACCGTGTTACGACCTGCGGGGCATGCTGCACAACTTCGGCGTGGTCGACGACATCGTCTCGGCGATGAACGAACTCGGTTGGGACGTCTATTCTTTCGACCACGAGGACGGAAACGGTCAGTTCGAGACGGACTTCACCTACACCAACGCGGTGTCGATGGCCGACCGGTTCGTCTTCTTCCGGATGATGGTCGGTGAGATCGCCCGTAAGCACGGGTTGTTCGCGTCCTGGATGCCCAAACCGTTCGCCGATCGCACGGGCAGTGGAGCGCACTACAACATGTCGCTGGCCGATCCAGACGGTGTCAACCTCTTCGCATCCACCGACGACCCACGGGGATGTGGACTGTCGACGCTCGGCTACCAATTCATCGCCGGTGTACTGCGCCACGCGCCGGCGATCTGTGCGGTGATCGCGCCGACGGTCAACAGCTACAAGCGACTGGTCAAGCAGGGCAGCATGTCCGGACTGACGTGGGCGCCGATCTTCGCCTGCTACGGGGACAACAATCGCACCAACATGTTGCGGATTCCCCGGGGCGGTGGCCGCGTCGAATGTCGCGCGGCCGACAGCGCCAACAACCCGTATCTGGGCGCTGCCCTGATGTTGGCCGCCGGATTGGAAGGCATTCGGGAAGGTCTCGACCCCGGTGAGCCCAACCGCGACAACCTCTACCGGCTCTCGGAGCTGGACCTGATCGAGCGCGGTATCACCTGGTTGCCCCGCTCACTCGGCGAGGCCATCGACGCTCTGGAGGCAGACCCGTTGGTGCGCAACGTTTTCGGTCCGGTGATGAGCGAGGCGTTCATCGCCGAAAAGAAACTCGAGTGGTATTCCTACAACGCCCACGTGTCGTCATGGGAGTCCGAGCGCTACTTGCGGTTCTTCTGA
- the rpsT gene encoding 30S ribosomal protein S20 — MANIKSQEKRIRTNERRRVRNKSVKSALHTAIRGFRTAAAEGDKDKAAELLVSTSRKLDKAASKGVIHKNQAANKKSALAQAFNKI, encoded by the coding sequence GTGGCCAACATCAAGTCGCAGGAAAAGCGCATCCGCACCAACGAGCGGCGCCGGGTGCGCAACAAGTCGGTGAAGAGCGCGCTGCACACCGCGATCCGTGGGTTCCGGACCGCCGCTGCTGAGGGCGATAAGGACAAGGCCGCCGAGCTGCTCGTGTCGACCAGCCGCAAGCTGGACAAGGCCGCCAGCAAGGGCGTGATCCACAAGAACCAGGCGGCCAACAAGAAGTCCGCGCTGGCTCAGGCCTTCAACAAGATCTGA
- a CDS encoding TetR/AcrR family transcriptional regulator produces the protein MTKTSPRAGIVNAATRLFSENGYAQTTMSDIARAAGLNQSSLYYWFRNKEQLLGETLLVNRAPLSFIAEVGAGSGPPAVKLYRLLRFDTIQLALSPIDFNEIQRIAHEQRTDFHQFWTDYERLRGWVSDLIGAAIAEGKFIACDRDETAGLLLNFDEGAQKRTRLHTDEGERVTEAVRVAEQVATIAVRGLLKRPSEIGRISAQAAQFDDAAVALKVSQSQAG, from the coding sequence ATGACGAAAACCTCGCCGCGCGCCGGGATCGTCAACGCCGCGACCCGGCTGTTCTCCGAAAACGGTTACGCGCAAACCACGATGAGTGATATCGCGCGTGCCGCCGGGCTGAATCAGTCGTCGCTCTACTACTGGTTTCGCAACAAGGAGCAGCTGCTGGGGGAGACGCTGCTGGTGAACCGCGCACCCCTGAGTTTCATCGCCGAGGTCGGTGCGGGTTCGGGTCCGCCGGCGGTCAAGCTCTACCGGCTGTTGCGGTTCGACACCATCCAGCTGGCCCTGTCGCCGATCGACTTCAACGAAATCCAGCGCATCGCCCACGAGCAGCGCACCGATTTCCACCAGTTCTGGACCGACTACGAACGGCTCCGAGGCTGGGTGTCCGACCTCATCGGCGCGGCGATCGCGGAGGGAAAGTTCATCGCCTGCGATCGCGACGAGACGGCTGGGCTGCTGCTGAACTTCGATGAGGGCGCACAGAAGCGCACCCGTCTGCACACCGATGAGGGTGAGCGGGTCACCGAAGCCGTCCGCGTTGCCGAACAGGTCGCGACCATCGCGGTGCGCGGACTGCTGAAACGTCCCAGCGAGATCGGCCGGATCAGTGCTCAGGCCGCGCAGTTCGACGACGCCGCAGTGGCGTTGAAAGTCAGCCAGTCGCAAGCCGGGTGA